In a genomic window of Salegentibacter salegens:
- a CDS encoding DNA gyrase/topoisomerase IV subunit A — protein MEENQEEAKDDHLEQPKEELIKVTGMYKDWFLDYASYVILERAVPAMEDGFKPVQRRIMHSMKDLDDGRYNKVANIVGHTMQYHPHGDASIGDAMVQIGQKDILIDTQGNWGNILTGDRSAAPRYIEARLSKFALEVLFNPKLTEWQLSYDGRKKEPVNLPVKFPMLLAQGAEGIAVGLSTRVLPHNFNELIDASIKHLKGKKFTIFPDFPTGGIADISNYNDGKRGGRVRVRAKISQYDKNTLAITEIPYGTTTTTLIDSVLKANDKGKIKIKKIEDNTAAEVEILIHLPNNISPDRTIDALYAFTTCENSIAPLGCVIIDNKPIFLGVSEILRSSTDHTLHLLKRELEITLEELEEQWHFSSLERIFIEKRIYREIEDEETWDGVINAIDEGLKPHIKHLKRAVTREDITRLTEIRIKRISKFDLDKAQQKIEALEDEIARVKHHLDHLVEYAIAYFTKLKKDYGKEKDRKTELRIFDDIEATKVVIRNSKLYVNRKEGFIGTALKKDEYVTDCSDIDDIICFTADGKMMVTKVDTKTFVGKDIIHVAIFKKKDKRTIYNMIYRDGKGGAAYIKRFSVTSVTRDREYDLSQGKKDSKVHYFSANPNGEAEVITIFLRQVGSIKKLKFDVDFADMLIKGRNVKGNIVTKYAVKRVELKEEGVSTLKPRRIWFDETVKRLNVDERGELLGEFRGEDRILIVTQDGIAKTIIPELTTRFDEEMVVLEKWMPKKPISAIYWEAEKERFYVKRFLIENPDKEEKFISESENSYLELVSTDYYPQAEIVFTKQRGKEQRDNEEVNIEEFISVKGIKALGNQLTTDKVKQINPLAPLPYEEEEEVPAEDIEVVEEESVSEENNKLNIVGKKEDKGDSSESQGTLFDE, from the coding sequence ATGGAAGAAAACCAGGAAGAAGCAAAAGATGATCATTTAGAACAACCAAAAGAAGAGCTTATAAAAGTAACCGGGATGTATAAAGACTGGTTTCTTGACTATGCTTCTTATGTGATTCTTGAACGTGCGGTGCCGGCTATGGAAGATGGTTTTAAACCGGTGCAACGCCGTATTATGCATTCCATGAAAGATTTAGACGATGGGCGTTACAACAAAGTAGCGAATATCGTTGGGCATACCATGCAGTATCACCCGCACGGTGATGCCAGTATTGGGGATGCCATGGTGCAAATTGGCCAGAAAGATATTTTAATAGATACCCAGGGGAACTGGGGAAATATTTTAACGGGAGACCGTTCGGCAGCGCCAAGATATATTGAAGCCCGTTTATCTAAATTTGCGCTAGAAGTTTTATTTAATCCAAAATTAACCGAATGGCAACTTTCCTACGATGGTAGAAAGAAAGAACCCGTAAATCTTCCGGTAAAATTCCCAATGTTGCTCGCTCAGGGTGCTGAAGGTATCGCGGTGGGCCTGAGCACACGCGTACTTCCGCATAATTTTAATGAACTTATAGATGCCTCTATAAAACATTTAAAAGGAAAAAAATTCACAATATTCCCCGATTTTCCAACCGGCGGAATTGCTGATATTTCGAATTATAACGACGGAAAACGTGGCGGCAGGGTTAGAGTGCGGGCTAAAATTAGTCAGTATGATAAAAATACCCTGGCAATTACCGAAATTCCTTACGGCACCACAACCACCACGCTTATAGATTCGGTTTTAAAGGCGAACGATAAAGGAAAGATCAAGATCAAGAAGATTGAGGATAATACTGCTGCTGAAGTAGAGATCCTTATTCATTTACCTAATAATATTTCCCCAGATAGGACTATAGATGCGCTTTATGCATTTACTACCTGTGAAAATTCTATTGCACCGCTGGGTTGTGTGATTATAGATAATAAACCAATCTTCCTGGGAGTTTCAGAAATTTTACGAAGCTCTACAGATCATACACTTCATTTGCTGAAAAGGGAATTGGAGATTACTCTCGAAGAATTGGAAGAGCAATGGCATTTTTCATCTTTAGAGCGAATTTTTATTGAAAAACGAATTTATCGTGAGATTGAAGATGAAGAAACCTGGGATGGTGTTATCAATGCCATAGATGAAGGTTTAAAACCACATATTAAACACCTAAAACGAGCCGTAACCCGGGAGGATATTACAAGGCTTACCGAAATTAGGATTAAAAGAATTTCGAAATTCGATTTAGATAAAGCGCAGCAGAAAATTGAAGCTCTGGAAGATGAGATCGCCAGGGTGAAACACCATTTAGATCATTTGGTAGAGTATGCGATAGCTTACTTCACAAAACTTAAAAAAGATTACGGAAAGGAAAAAGATCGTAAAACCGAGCTTCGAATTTTTGATGATATAGAAGCTACCAAAGTAGTTATACGTAATTCAAAACTTTATGTAAATCGTAAGGAAGGATTTATTGGTACTGCGCTTAAAAAAGACGAATATGTTACCGATTGTAGTGATATAGACGATATTATTTGTTTCACTGCCGATGGGAAAATGATGGTTACAAAAGTTGATACCAAAACTTTTGTAGGAAAAGATATTATTCACGTCGCTATTTTTAAGAAAAAAGACAAGCGTACCATTTATAATATGATCTACCGTGATGGAAAGGGCGGTGCGGCTTATATTAAGCGTTTTTCGGTGACTTCGGTGACCCGGGATCGGGAATACGATTTATCACAAGGGAAAAAAGATTCAAAAGTGCATTATTTTTCAGCGAACCCTAATGGGGAGGCTGAGGTTATAACCATTTTCCTAAGACAGGTAGGCAGCATTAAAAAATTGAAGTTTGATGTAGACTTTGCCGATATGCTTATTAAAGGCAGAAATGTAAAAGGAAATATTGTCACCAAATATGCTGTAAAGCGAGTAGAACTTAAAGAAGAAGGAGTTTCTACATTAAAACCCAGAAGGATCTGGTTTGATGAAACGGTAAAAAGATTAAATGTTGATGAACGTGGGGAACTTCTTGGAGAATTTAGGGGAGAAGATAGAATTTTGATCGTAACCCAGGATGGGATTGCAAAAACAATTATTCCTGAACTTACCACGCGTTTTGACGAAGAAATGGTAGTCCTGGAAAAATGGATGCCGAAAAAACCAATCTCTGCTATTTACTGGGAAGCTGAAAAAGAGCGTTTCTATGTAAAGCGTTTTTTAATTGAAAATCCCGATAAAGAAGAAAAGTTTATTAGCGAGAGTGAGAACTCCTATTTAGAACTGGTTTCAACCGATTATTATCCGCAAGCGGAAATAGTTTTCACTAAACAACGGGGTAAAGAACAGCGTGATAACGAAGAAGTTAATATTGAAGAATTCATTTCGGTAAAAGGGATTAAGGCTCTTGGAAACCAGTTGACTACCGATAAGGTGAAACAGATAAACCCGTTAGCACCTTTACCGTACGAAGAGGAAGAAGAAGTTCCTGCGGAAGATATTGAAGTGGTAGAAGAAGAATCAGTTTCAGAAGAAAATAATAAACTGAATATTGTTGGTAAAAAGGAAGACAAAGGTGACTCTTCCGAAAGTCAGGGAACTTTATTTGATGAGTAA
- the mscL gene encoding large conductance mechanosensitive channel protein MscL, with protein MGIIKEFKEFAIKGNMVDMAVGIIIGTAFNSVVNTLVKEVVMPPLSLMTDGIEFANRKWVLREGVAEADGVTLVEEVAVGYGALIESLLDFLIIGMTIFLVIRLMNRFRNKAENPDDKREVTPKDIELLSKMNHLMEEQNQLLKNNLSNKK; from the coding sequence ATGGGGATTATAAAAGAATTTAAAGAATTTGCCATAAAAGGAAATATGGTAGATATGGCCGTGGGGATCATAATTGGTACGGCCTTTAATTCAGTGGTAAATACTTTAGTTAAAGAGGTGGTAATGCCGCCTTTGAGTTTAATGACTGACGGTATTGAATTCGCTAACAGAAAATGGGTGCTCAGGGAAGGTGTTGCAGAAGCTGATGGCGTAACCCTCGTGGAAGAAGTTGCTGTAGGTTATGGAGCTTTAATTGAATCGCTACTTGATTTCCTTATAATTGGTATGACCATTTTCCTGGTGATAAGACTTATGAATCGTTTTAGAAATAAGGCTGAAAACCCAGATGACAAGCGGGAAGTAACCCCAAAGGACATCGAACTTTTATCTAAAATGAATCATCTTATGGAAGAGCAAAACCAACTGCTTAAAAATAATCTTTCAAACAAAAAATAG
- a CDS encoding DNA topoisomerase IV — MKKLLAVFSLLFIFTSCFEPERNCTDYKTGTFEYKTYLNGELATSTFIRKDSIEIDKFQGKSDTSSVRWINDCEYILKNINPKSMAEEKPIHMKILTTNKNGYTFEYGIVGQDKKQRGSVERVK, encoded by the coding sequence ATGAAGAAGCTTTTAGCAGTATTTAGCCTCCTTTTTATTTTTACAAGCTGTTTCGAGCCGGAAAGAAATTGTACCGACTATAAAACCGGTACTTTTGAATATAAAACCTATTTAAACGGCGAATTAGCCACTTCTACCTTTATAAGGAAAGATTCTATAGAAATTGATAAATTCCAGGGGAAATCTGATACATCTAGCGTTAGATGGATCAATGACTGCGAGTATATCCTTAAAAATATAAATCCAAAGAGTATGGCCGAAGAAAAACCCATTCATATGAAGATTTTAACCACGAATAAGAATGGTTATACCTTTGAATATGGGATTGTTGGCCAGGATAAAAAACAACGCGGATCGGTAGAACGCGTTAAATAA
- a CDS encoding helix-turn-helix domain-containing protein has protein sequence MVNTEDFSKRLHKILEFYELSAAGFADKIEVGRSSISHILSGRNKPSLDFVMKVVKSFPEVELYWLLNGKGSFPPSEKPTPPPVAKQEISSPPPLPTESSPEKKEMPFAFSQQGKSKPIRKIVIFYEDGTFEAFEN, from the coding sequence ATGGTAAACACTGAAGACTTCTCTAAACGCTTGCATAAAATCCTTGAATTTTATGAGTTATCGGCTGCAGGTTTTGCCGATAAAATTGAAGTGGGACGCTCTTCAATTTCCCATATTTTGTCCGGTAGAAATAAGCCGAGTTTAGATTTTGTGATGAAAGTTGTAAAGTCTTTTCCTGAAGTAGAATTGTATTGGCTATTAAATGGAAAAGGAAGTTTTCCTCCATCAGAAAAACCTACACCTCCACCCGTAGCAAAACAGGAAATTTCTAGCCCTCCACCGTTACCAACAGAAAGCAGCCCGGAGAAAAAGGAAATGCCATTTGCTTTCTCCCAGCAGGGAAAAAGCAAACCGATTAGGAAAATTGTTATTTTTTATGAAGATGGCACTTTTGAGGCCTTTGAAAATTGA
- a CDS encoding M14 family zinc carboxypeptidase has protein sequence MEETALFTKLFKDYNSFKNSGISGRHIRQTDIQNLLEDLEEEFIVKKIGESVLGKPIHTIQFGNGPIKILAWSQMHGNESTTTKAVFDLLNYITKYKDKTLVKSFLENCSFCIIPMLNPDGAEAYTRVNANKVDLNRDAQALSQPESRILRKEFEIFHPDFCLNLHDQRTIFSAGNKPNSAVLSFLTPSMDKERNIFPSRIQSMQLIAKITQDLSELLPGRIGRYDDGFNINCTGDTFQSTQTPTVLFEAGHFPGDYQREETRKYVFLALISVLKAISDNSFEEIDYRDYQKIPENEKLFNDVILREAQTKNEVVDIAIQYKEGVKDGKLQFFPEIEEIAPKINKFAHKEIYCENKKIEINGESKLTENVIVNKIALNGVELPLKCE, from the coding sequence ATGGAAGAAACAGCATTATTTACAAAACTTTTTAAAGACTACAATTCATTTAAAAACTCAGGGATTTCCGGGAGGCATATTCGGCAAACTGATATTCAAAATTTGCTGGAGGATCTGGAAGAAGAATTCATTGTAAAAAAAATTGGAGAATCGGTTTTGGGAAAACCTATTCATACTATTCAGTTTGGTAATGGGCCGATTAAAATTCTTGCCTGGTCTCAAATGCACGGAAATGAATCTACCACCACCAAAGCGGTTTTTGATCTGCTTAATTATATCACAAAATATAAAGATAAAACGTTGGTTAAATCCTTTTTAGAGAATTGCAGTTTCTGTATTATTCCTATGCTAAATCCCGATGGAGCCGAGGCTTATACCCGCGTAAATGCTAATAAGGTAGATCTTAACCGTGATGCGCAAGCGTTAAGTCAGCCAGAAAGCAGGATTTTGCGTAAGGAATTTGAGATTTTTCATCCCGATTTTTGTCTAAACCTTCACGACCAACGTACTATTTTTAGTGCCGGTAATAAACCGAATTCTGCTGTTTTATCGTTTTTAACGCCTTCCATGGATAAAGAAAGGAATATCTTCCCTTCCCGAATTCAGAGTATGCAACTTATCGCTAAAATAACCCAGGATCTTTCTGAGTTATTGCCAGGTAGAATAGGGAGGTATGATGATGGTTTTAATATTAATTGTACGGGAGATACTTTTCAAAGTACACAAACGCCTACTGTCCTTTTTGAAGCCGGGCATTTTCCTGGAGATTACCAGCGAGAAGAAACCAGGAAATATGTGTTTTTAGCTTTAATTTCAGTTTTAAAAGCAATCAGTGATAATAGTTTTGAAGAAATAGATTATCGGGATTATCAAAAAATCCCAGAAAATGAAAAATTATTTAATGACGTTATTTTAAGGGAGGCTCAAACCAAAAATGAAGTTGTAGATATTGCTATACAATATAAAGAAGGGGTGAAAGATGGAAAATTGCAATTTTTTCCGGAAATAGAAGAAATTGCACCTAAAATTAACAAGTTCGCACATAAAGAAATCTATTGTGAGAATAAAAAAATTGAAATTAATGGTGAATCTAAGCTCACCGAAAACGTTATAGTTAATAAAATCGCCCTAAATGGGGTAGAATTGCCTCTTAAATGTGAATAA
- a CDS encoding Lrp/AsnC family transcriptional regulator has translation MAKFKLDETDHQILDMLIENTRTPFTDIAKKLLISAGTVHVRVKKMEEAGIIKGSSLTLDYKKLGYAFIAYVGVFLKNTSQTKFVLERINEIPFVTVAHVTTGKFNVFCKIRARNTQHAKEVIFQLDDIEGVYRTETMISLEESLNDKKRLMHSIFQDM, from the coding sequence ATGGCCAAGTTTAAATTAGACGAAACAGATCACCAGATTCTCGATATGTTAATTGAGAATACCAGGACTCCATTTACCGATATCGCGAAGAAACTCTTAATATCGGCGGGAACCGTACATGTAAGGGTTAAAAAAATGGAAGAAGCAGGAATTATTAAAGGTTCTTCTTTAACTCTTGATTATAAGAAACTAGGTTATGCGTTTATTGCTTACGTAGGTGTATTTCTAAAAAATACTTCACAAACCAAATTCGTGCTGGAACGCATTAACGAAATCCCTTTTGTTACTGTTGCTCACGTTACTACAGGTAAATTTAATGTGTTTTGTAAAATTAGAGCGCGTAATACACAACACGCTAAGGAAGTAATCTTTCAATTAGATGATATTGAAGGAGTTTACAGAACAGAAACTATGATTTCTTTAGAAGAGAGCTTAAATGACAAAAAACGTTTAATGCACTCTATTTTTCAGGATATGTAA
- a CDS encoding phosphoenolpyruvate carboxylase, producing MHREPKLERFNESVLSKYQVYNSIFLTLPFDDISKTGSLLPLFQEICEAGFKDNKNPSEIIESFFSKYQDDPSEENQISLLFRFIQYIERQVVLFDAIEDASFPIVNNMDGRGTLRNVKEEAEAKEKTPELREYLKRFNVRPTLTAHPTQFYPGAVLGIITDLDKAIQKNDITLIKKLLAQLGKTPFFKKEKPTPYDEAVSLIWYFENVFYQSVSKIYNYIQQNIFDGEDIGNQVINLGFWPGGDRDGNPFVTTEITLKVAQRLRSTILMNYYRDIRKLKRRVTFSEVDAIIAEMETPLYQSAISKTGKIKMSLEDFKSKLHQIKDIVEEKHQGLFVEEIDDLINKVNIFGYHFATLDIRQDSGKHDEVLKEIIKTQPDLLPKDYASLSNEEQIEALTKVEGNIDPETYEDGITKSTLSSIYAMQKIQEKNGENGANRYIISHSEVPQSILEPFAFLKMCGWNKPTVDIIPLFETVPDLKASPDVMETLYNNPVYREHLKRRGDKQTIMLGFSDGTKDGGYLMANWSIYKAKEMLTEVSRRYNIKVVFFDGRGGPPARGGGKTHQFYASLGSGIENEEIQLTVQGQTISSNFGTRDSCRYNLEQLLSSGVSNEIFSKGKNQLTDEDRETMTRLAEISYETYTNFKQHEKFIPYLEKMSTLKYYSKTNIGSRPSKRNKDAKLNLNDLRAIPFVGSWSQLKQNVPGFFGVGTALEKFEQAGEFDKVQQLYNNSVFFKTLLENSMMSLTKSFFALTAYMEQDKEFGEFWKIIYAEYKRSHAMLLKVTGYDQLMENQPAGRASIQARERIVLPLLTIQQHALRKVQELQEQGHSAEKMLEVYEKMVTRSLYGNINASRNSA from the coding sequence ATGCACAGAGAACCAAAGCTAGAGCGTTTTAACGAAAGCGTACTTTCAAAATATCAGGTTTATAACAGTATATTTTTAACGCTGCCTTTTGACGATATTAGTAAAACAGGATCCCTGCTGCCTCTTTTTCAGGAAATTTGTGAAGCGGGCTTTAAGGATAACAAAAATCCTTCAGAGATTATTGAGAGCTTCTTCAGTAAATACCAGGATGATCCTTCAGAAGAAAATCAAATCAGTTTACTTTTCAGGTTTATTCAGTATATAGAAAGACAGGTAGTGCTTTTTGATGCTATAGAAGATGCATCTTTTCCTATAGTAAATAATATGGATGGCCGGGGAACCCTTAGAAATGTAAAAGAGGAAGCCGAAGCTAAAGAGAAAACACCAGAGTTACGCGAGTATCTAAAGCGTTTTAACGTAAGGCCAACTTTAACCGCCCACCCAACGCAGTTTTATCCGGGAGCCGTTTTAGGAATTATCACCGATTTGGATAAGGCTATTCAAAAGAATGACATTACGCTTATTAAAAAATTGCTGGCTCAACTTGGGAAAACCCCGTTTTTCAAAAAAGAGAAACCAACCCCTTACGATGAAGCCGTAAGTTTAATCTGGTATTTTGAAAATGTTTTTTACCAAAGCGTAAGTAAGATTTATAATTATATTCAACAAAATATTTTTGATGGCGAAGATATTGGCAACCAGGTAATCAACTTAGGATTCTGGCCAGGGGGAGACCGTGATGGAAACCCGTTTGTAACTACTGAAATTACGTTGAAAGTAGCGCAAAGGTTAAGAAGCACTATTTTGATGAATTACTATCGCGACATTAGAAAACTTAAAAGAAGAGTAACTTTTAGCGAGGTAGATGCAATTATCGCTGAAATGGAAACTCCGCTTTATCAAAGTGCGATTTCTAAAACAGGAAAGATTAAAATGTCACTTGAAGACTTTAAGTCTAAACTACACCAGATTAAGGATATAGTAGAAGAAAAGCACCAGGGCTTATTTGTTGAAGAGATTGATGATCTTATCAATAAAGTAAATATTTTTGGATATCATTTTGCAACCTTAGATATTCGCCAGGATTCCGGAAAACACGACGAGGTGTTGAAAGAAATTATAAAAACCCAGCCCGATTTATTACCTAAAGACTATGCTTCACTTTCTAACGAAGAACAAATAGAAGCGCTCACAAAAGTTGAGGGGAATATAGATCCTGAAACTTATGAAGACGGTATCACCAAATCTACGCTTTCCTCTATATATGCAATGCAGAAAATACAGGAGAAAAATGGCGAAAATGGTGCTAATAGGTATATAATTAGTCATAGTGAAGTACCGCAAAGTATTTTGGAACCATTTGCATTTTTAAAAATGTGTGGATGGAACAAACCAACGGTAGATATTATACCTCTTTTTGAAACGGTGCCCGATTTAAAAGCTTCTCCAGATGTAATGGAGACTTTATATAATAATCCTGTTTACCGTGAACATTTAAAAAGAAGAGGTGACAAGCAAACAATAATGCTTGGTTTTAGTGACGGTACTAAAGATGGTGGTTATTTAATGGCTAACTGGAGTATTTATAAAGCCAAGGAAATGCTTACCGAAGTTTCCAGGAGGTATAACATAAAAGTTGTATTCTTTGATGGTAGAGGAGGACCACCGGCTCGTGGAGGAGGAAAAACCCACCAATTCTATGCATCTTTAGGTTCCGGAATTGAAAATGAAGAAATCCAGTTAACTGTACAGGGGCAAACCATTAGTTCTAATTTTGGAACTCGTGATTCTTGTAGGTATAACCTGGAGCAATTGCTTAGTTCTGGGGTTTCTAACGAGATATTTAGCAAAGGAAAAAATCAGTTAACCGATGAGGATCGAGAAACAATGACGCGACTGGCTGAAATTAGCTATGAAACTTATACTAACTTTAAGCAGCACGAAAAGTTTATCCCGTATTTGGAAAAAATGAGTACTTTAAAATATTACTCAAAAACCAATATTGGTAGTAGACCATCTAAAAGAAATAAAGATGCTAAGCTCAATTTAAACGATCTTAGGGCAATTCCATTTGTTGGAAGTTGGAGCCAGCTAAAGCAAAATGTGCCAGGATTTTTTGGAGTGGGTACCGCTTTAGAGAAGTTTGAGCAAGCTGGTGAATTTGATAAAGTTCAACAGCTTTATAACAATTCTGTTTTCTTTAAAACTTTATTAGAGAATTCTATGATGAGCCTTACCAAATCTTTCTTCGCGCTAACCGCTTATATGGAGCAGGATAAGGAATTTGGTGAATTCTGGAAGATAATTTATGCAGAATATAAACGTAGCCACGCCATGCTTTTAAAAGTAACCGGATATGATCAACTTATGGAAAATCAGCCGGCAGGAAGAGCATCAATTCAGGCACGTGAGCGAATTGTTTTACCATTGTTAACCATTCAGCAGCACGCGCTTAGAAAAGTTCAGGAACTTCAGGAACAGGGTCATAGTGCCGAGAAAATGCTTGAAGTTTACGAAAAAATGGTAACGCGTTCCCTTTATGGGAATATTAACGCAAGTAGAAATTCTGCTTAA
- a CDS encoding DinB family protein: MIAKNLNSNEYNAYYDRYLQKIPGNLELGILLLENREEFLGLLDKMKPEDLSYSYAEGKWTIAEVIQHIIDVERIFQYRSLTLAREPGIKLPGFDHEAYVPASTAKNRSLKSLKKEFKAVRNAGITLYQSFSKEMLESQGFVSGSSTSCRALGFITAGHTKHHIEIFKEKYHII, translated from the coding sequence ATGATAGCAAAAAACCTAAATTCTAACGAGTACAATGCGTACTACGATAGATATTTACAGAAAATCCCCGGCAATTTAGAGCTGGGGATTTTACTTCTGGAAAACAGGGAAGAGTTCCTTGGCTTATTAGATAAAATGAAACCAGAGGACCTTAGTTACAGTTATGCTGAAGGTAAATGGACTATAGCTGAAGTAATTCAGCATATTATAGATGTAGAACGTATTTTTCAATATAGATCACTTACCCTCGCAAGAGAACCAGGAATTAAATTACCCGGCTTTGATCACGAGGCCTATGTTCCTGCCAGTACTGCTAAAAACCGAAGTTTAAAAAGTCTTAAAAAGGAGTTCAAGGCAGTAAGGAATGCAGGGATTACCCTTTATCAGAGTTTTTCTAAAGAAATGTTAGAAAGCCAGGGATTTGTGAGTGGAAGTTCTACGAGTTGCAGGGCTTTAGGCTTTATAACCGCCGGGCATACCAAACATCATATTGAAATTTTTAAAGAGAAGTATCATATTATATGA
- a CDS encoding YihY/virulence factor BrkB family protein, whose product MNFFKTTWSLFKQAYISWNRNEPYARSATIAYYALFSLPSLLIIVVTIAGYFFEQKAVQGRLTSEISGFVGQEPADAIENMIASAALATESTWAIIFGIGMLLFGATGVFFQLKMAMNNIWNVAAKQTNFLRILLDRLISFGMVMVIGLLLLLSLVISALIRILKDEIEQYAPNVTEFMVDVANFGISFLVITTLFAAIFKLLPDIKLRWRITYVGAGLTTVLFLVGEALISFYFGKSEPASVYGGASSVVLILLWVYYTCLILFFGAEFTVQYALLKNERVVPNKYGEPAIYQELEKLQQKRTQLEEEKEIIDTLKNNMNWEKNREKDQKTKNKK is encoded by the coding sequence ATGAATTTCTTTAAAACCACCTGGTCACTCTTTAAGCAAGCTTATATAAGCTGGAATAGGAACGAACCCTATGCGCGTAGTGCTACTATAGCTTACTATGCTTTGTTTTCTTTACCTTCTTTATTAATAATTGTTGTGACCATTGCAGGTTATTTTTTTGAACAGAAAGCCGTGCAGGGAAGGCTGACTTCTGAAATTAGTGGTTTTGTAGGGCAGGAGCCTGCAGATGCTATAGAAAATATGATTGCCAGTGCCGCCCTGGCTACAGAGTCTACCTGGGCCATTATATTTGGGATAGGAATGTTGCTTTTTGGTGCTACCGGAGTGTTTTTTCAGCTTAAAATGGCAATGAATAATATTTGGAATGTAGCAGCTAAACAAACAAATTTCCTAAGAATTTTATTAGATCGACTTATTTCTTTCGGAATGGTAATGGTAATAGGTCTTTTACTTTTGCTCTCTCTGGTTATTTCGGCATTGATTCGTATTTTAAAGGATGAAATTGAGCAATATGCTCCCAATGTAACAGAATTTATGGTTGATGTCGCAAATTTCGGTATCTCATTTCTTGTTATAACTACTTTGTTTGCCGCTATATTTAAGTTACTTCCTGATATTAAATTACGCTGGAGAATCACTTATGTGGGAGCCGGGCTTACCACCGTTTTATTTCTGGTTGGGGAAGCCTTAATTAGTTTTTACTTCGGTAAAAGTGAACCGGCATCGGTATACGGCGGGGCTTCTTCGGTAGTACTAATTCTACTTTGGGTTTATTATACCTGTCTAATTTTATTTTTTGGTGCCGAATTTACCGTGCAATACGCCCTGCTTAAGAATGAACGAGTAGTGCCCAATAAATATGGAGAACCGGCAATTTACCAGGAACTGGAGAAATTGCAACAAAAGCGTACCCAATTAGAAGAAGAAAAGGAAATTATAGATACGCTTAAAAATAATATGAATTGGGAGAAAAACCGGGAGAAAGATCAAAAGACGAAGAATAAGAAATAG
- a CDS encoding type 1 glutamine amidotransferase domain-containing protein, whose amino-acid sequence MEKRIAILATNGFEKSELFSPKEALENEGFKVDIISLEKGKIKGWEGTDWSGEIEVDRTVKEVSAKEYNALVLPGGVINPDQLRRNEDVLVFVRDFFKQSKPVGAICHAAWTLINAEVVEGRTMTSFNSIKKDLENAGALWVDKEVVVDEAFVTSRNPDDLPAFNAKMIEEIKEGKHDLQHA is encoded by the coding sequence ATGGAAAAGAGAATAGCAATTTTAGCTACAAACGGATTCGAAAAGAGTGAATTGTTTTCACCAAAAGAGGCCCTGGAAAATGAAGGCTTTAAAGTAGATATTATTAGCCTGGAAAAAGGCAAAATTAAGGGCTGGGAAGGAACTGACTGGTCTGGAGAAATAGAAGTTGATCGCACCGTAAAAGAGGTAAGCGCTAAAGAATATAACGCTTTAGTACTTCCCGGTGGAGTGATTAACCCAGATCAATTGAGAAGAAACGAAGATGTTCTTGTATTTGTACGTGACTTCTTTAAGCAAAGTAAGCCTGTAGGCGCTATATGCCACGCAGCCTGGACTTTAATTAATGCTGAAGTTGTAGAAGGTAGAACAATGACTTCTTTTAACTCTATCAAAAAAGACCTGGAAAACGCAGGAGCACTTTGGGTAGATAAAGAAGTAGTTGTAGATGAAGCTTTCGTTACTTCAAGAAATCCTGACGATCTACCGGCATTTAATGCTAAAATGATCGAGGAAATTAAAGAAGGTAAACACGATTTACAACATGCATAA